CCTTCTTCAACAATTCAGTCAGGGATTTAACTATAGATCTATGAGTTTGATAAACCTTCTGTAACACCTTAATAATCCCAAGAACCCTCTTAATTTTTTGACCGATTGAGGAACCTTTCAAGCCATCACACTTTCTATCCTTGATTTATCCATAGCTATCTTCCCATTCGAAATTGTGTGCCCCAGATAATCAATCTGCTCAGGTCCAAAATgacctttacttttctttgcaaAATAATTTTGAGCTCTCAGAATATCAAATACCTTTTTTAGATGGACTAAATGATCCTGCCATGTAACAAAGTAGACAAGTATATCATAAAAAAACCTAACACAAACTTCCTCAAGAAGGGTTTAAATATGGAATTCATAAGGGCCTGAAATGTATATGGGGCATTGGTGAGACCAAAGAGTATTACTAGAAATTCATAGGGCCTTCATATGTTTGAAAATCAGTTTATGGATGTCAGGTTCCCACATCTTAATCTGATGGTAGCCCAATCGAAGGTCCAACTTGGAGAACACTGCTATCTTTCCCAATTCATCTAGCAGTTCTTCATGAGAGGTATTGAAAATCTTTCTTTGATGGTTAACTGATTCAAATGTTTGTAGTCCATGCACATTTTTTAtgtgccatctttctttctaCACCATTACTATGGGAGAAACAAAAGAATTGTTACTATCTCTGATGATGCCAGCTTGCAACATTTCATGTACCATtctttccatttaatttttttgtatggaATGGTACCTATAAGGTCTCAACTTAACCACAATGGACTCATTCTTCAAGTGAATTTTGTGATCTTGAAGCCTTGGAGATGGTAGGCCCTTAGGCTCTTGGAATATATCTTGAAATTCTTCCAATAATGGCTATAGAATGTCGGGAATAGACATTGTCATTGCCCTTAAGAAGGGATGCATAAGAGCAGACACCATAATGGTATAGGGTATTAGGGTTCCACCTACCATATAAAAATACTTTGAACCTTGAGTGCCCTCTATTAAGTGGATATTTCCCGACTGAATGCCATGCAAAAAATAGATTTGGCCCTTGTACACAAACTTTATAACTAAGGAACTGAACTCCCAAGTAATAAACCCAATGGACAACAACCACTACACTCCTAAGACCATATCACATTCTCTAAGGGGCAAGACATTACATTTAGTAGATTGCACTTCCAGTGAATTGCCTTACAGATTCCCTTACTATCAAGATAGCTCCATTAGCTATTGTTACCTTCACCTTGTTGATGGGGCTCCCTGGTAAAGACAGCTACTTCACCAACTTAGCACTTATGAAGTTATGATTACCAAAGTCAATTAAGAGGATAAATCTGGTGCTCCCCATATGGGTTGTTACCCTCATAGTATGAATACCTTGAGAATCTTGTATAGCATATAAAGACAATAATGGACAAGGGTTAGGTTCTTCTCCCAAGCTCAAATCTTTTAATTGATCACTACATTCTTGaaactctttattttttcttctgtAGCAGGTTTTAACAACAACTAGTACAGCTTAGATTTCATACACCTAGGGCCAACAACATATTTTGCTCCACACCAATAGCAAAGTCCCTTCTTTTTTCAGTCTTCTATTTCAGCAGGAGATAGAGATCTGCCCTGAGGTTGTAGTTGATCCCTAATGCACTGATCCTACGCTAACTTTAGGTGAAGAAAGTGCTACTTTATAGACATTAGAGTTCTAGGATGATGGTGGTGTAATGTTCAGTATAGATGCTGTGGTGTTTCTAGCTTGAGAACCCCATCTTGTCAACAGTCCTTATTTTGAAGAGCCACTAAGAATGGCTTCCACCTGTCTACCAGTAAGAAAACCTTCCATCAAAGTTGTAGGTTTTAAAAGTTGTAGATATTGTCCCACATTCGTACGTAAGATACTGATTTAGCAAGCTAGTTACTGATAAATATGTTGAGTACATAGGGTTCAGGTAAGTGTAATTGATTTAGCAAGCTAATGAAATAGCCATGGTACTGGTCCACTGACCCTATATTCTTCAGAGTCATTAGGTCCATCATAAGGTCTTGAAAAGTTTGCGAACCGAACTTGTCCTTGAGGATCTGAGCATAGGACTCTAATTCCAGCATATAAAACCCACCCTTCTTTTGAGCATAAAAGTGATGCCAATCTAGGGCCCTCTCTTCCAAGATCAACATAACCAACCTCACTTGAGCATTCACATGAGTCTCTTTAGCCAAGAAATACTACTCCAATTTAGCCCACCGGCCTCTAAAATATGTTCTATCAAAACAGGGGCACTCCCGTCTAGAAGGTTTGGAATTGACTTCTACGTTACCTGAGTGTTGAGATCCATCCCCTCTGTAGTGGCAACAAGGGGTCTTTAGGTGAGATCCTAGTAGGGGATCGCTCATCACTCATTTTCCCTAATCAGAGTTTGAAATTTTTCCCAGATACTACTTCAATACCCCATGCAATTGACCTTGAAGTTTAGACCTTAGCTCGGCATGAAACTTCTCCTTCAATCCCTTAAACATGTCCCTAATGTGATTGTCCAACTATGAAAACTCAGAATGCAACTTGGTGAACTCTTGCTGTAGGTAAGTGACCTCTTTTTACAAATGCGTATAAATCCCTTCCCCAACTATGAGAACTGCCACGCTCTAATACCTTTGGTACaagataaattgaaaaatatgaacaaccaaaaataaagaaaataaacatagtaGAATGAGAGAGaacaaaagagagagaaagagtaATCTTTTCTGATTTTTTAATTGATGACCCAAGACGTGTGTGTCCCTTTCCCCCTTCTTATGTTATATAGGAAGAAGAAGATTTCCACGTGGaacaaggaaaaaagaaaaatggttacAGGGTGAAACGATCAAAACGATCCATTTCATTAAAGGTCTTTACCCTAAATGCTGCATtgcataaagaaaacaaaacaaaaataacagAAATTAATAAACAACTTAACCCCATTTTAGCTAATTAATCTATCCCTTAACACTATCTCTAGAAATTCTAAAGCATTCTATTTTCTTGTTCGTGGACCTGGCATGCACCGACATTGCTTTGCAATATCACATCTACTCTTAAAACATGATGAATATGCATTTTACTTCAAGTTCCAATACATTACCAGTAGAATATGGTGCCACCACTAAGTTTAAACTTTTCACTTTCAGGATGATAAAAGTACCACAAATCCCCTATACTATACCCTGGATTGCATTTTAGTCTCTCTactaaaaaatagacaaattggtCCTTATATGTTAGATGAGTGAGCAAACTAATCCTTTTGATAAAATTGTACTGTAAAATGCTTATTTTAGTGTTATATATAAGGTAGAACAACAAATTTAGTTCTCAATctttacacatttatttaatttgaccCCTACTCTTTTACTTGAAGTAATTAGAAATGTTTTAAAACTAATAAGGCTAAAGGCTCAAGACGGCTtggtaacaaaattaaaaaaaaaagaaatctattaagcctttttcaaattttaaaaattatttaaaaattataaacaaaatccataaaaaagttataaacattttaattgtaatttttttaagaatttttttaaagaaaataaaaatctagAATTAGATTTAGTAAAACTTATAACCAttagatgaaaagaaaaagatcaTTCAAAATAAAATCTTATCAACTTCAGTAATTTCTCCAACATTTGCAGGTAACTCTATAAACCAAAAGAAATTACCTGCAAATTTTATAACCTAATTCGTTTTGGATTATGAGAATCAATCACTCGTCTTCGATGTGTTTTATGTGACAATTATTGAAGATTGGGTCTTAGAACATAATTCATTTTGGTTTATTGAGTTACCTGAAAATGTGGGAGAAATTACTGAACCTCATAATACTTTGTTTTTGAATCAACTTTCTTTTGTCTAATAGTTATAAGATTTTCGAAATCTAATCccaattttttccttaaaaaaattcaaatttaatgggtcgattattttctaataaaaattttaaaattttgtttataattttttatgatttttaatatttttgaagttttaaaagggattagttgatttttttttaaaaattgtaagactttttttatccttttaactttattagtttcaaaattttctaatttattttcaataaaatagtaaggatcaaattaataaaGGTGGAAATGTTTAGatctaaatttgttattatattatatataacactaaaataaacatttaaaagtacAATTTCAATAAATGGATTGTTTTGCTTACTCATCTAatatataaggactaatttacttatttttttcaataaaaaattaaaatgcaatCCAAGATATAGCACACAAAATTTTGCAGTAGTTTTACCCTTTCAAGGTATATAGTAGCTAGCATGTAACCAAAAAGGTATGTGCTATGCGTACAAATACGTGGGTGACAATTTTCTACAATTAAAGTGTTTAATCATcgtattttaaataaaatcaataaaaattgtaaataatgaaatttgaatCCATTAATAAAACTTCGATTTTACCACTAGaaccaatttttcattttaattctttttgtacACTTTAATATTATCACACAATTTTTATCCACACATTGcatctttcatttcatttcatccaTATTGCCTGCGTGAAATTATCAATAGTTTCaaatcatatattttttatttattgtatattatttttagacacatacatgtattttaaatacataattttcatacatacatttgtgatagaatttttagtaattattttcagATCATATCCTCGTTTTTATTGGTTTCTTGAAACTAAACGACAAAGAAAGAGAAATGAATTTTACTTTAGTGTTAAAAATGCTAAAGTAAAATTGAATAATGCTCATATTATTTTCATCGTCTTCATTCCTCTTGCAACCATCTCATTATGAAGGAAAGCAGCTCTTGTTTTGTCGCTATTTCTGGGGTAACCAGTGATTAAAGCTTCATATATCTCTTCACTCAACCCTATAGAACGACCTTTCATTATTCTTAGATACTTCTCAGCTTCCTCTACTTTTCCACAGTCACAAAGACCTCTAATCAATGTTGTAAAAACTGGTAATCCAGGAGACAGTGACCTATACTCCATTTCATAGTATAATTTGAGAACTTGTTGGATCTTCCCCTCTTTTCCATAACCAGACATAAGATGAACGTATGTGACTTCATTAGGTGAAAGTCCTTTATCTAAAACAAGAGTTAAGAACTCATTAGCTTTCTCTGAATCCCCAATTTCGCAAAGCCCTCTCACCATTTCATTGAAAGTGGAACAACTTGGAACGAGTCCCCTACCGATCATTTCCTCGAAGTGTTTCACACCAGCATCCAGTTCGCCCGCTTTACTACATGCCTCGATCAAATGGTTAAAAGTTTCATCATATGGCTtcaaacccatatttttcatctcTTGCAACATGCTTTCTGCTTCTTGAATTTTTCCTCTTTCACAATATGCTTTTATGAAGGATGAAAACAGAAAAGAGTTGGCACTAAAGTCTCTCTTAAGCATTTCATCATACACATCCCATGCTGACTCCAAATTCCCGAGCTTCAATTTAGTATAAACAATGAAAGAGGAAGCAATGGTATCGAGAATCAAGTTCTTTTGCAACATTCTCTTCAATAATTCCATACCCTCTTCAATTCTACCCTCTTCTATAACCTTAAACACCAAATTCGTATTAACAATAACTATTGGAGAGCATCTCTTACCATGAATCCTATCCAACAAATTCACCACAACTTGCAACATTCCTTCTTTACACAAAGCACCAATCATCGTCCTTACTGTAATTTCATTGGGGTATTTCCTTTTGCGAATCATATACCCATAAACCTTCCAAACCATTGCATTTTCACCAGATTTTTGCATCCCATGAAGCAAGGCATTGAAACTTGACAAGTTCAAACAAAACCCATGGTTCTCCAAGTAACAAGAAACCTCAAAACCATCCTTAAACATTCTCAACTTTGCATATGCATGAAGCAACAAATCGAACACCAAAGGACTCGAATCAACAACTTTGTAACTACCCAGTAAAGATTCCACAAGACAAAATCTAGTTGAATTGGATTCACTTGTTTTCAAAGCTGATTGGATCAATATCTTAGCTTCAGCTAATTGTTGGGCATGAACTACAATATGAATTGCAATGCAGTAAGAGTCAATCTGGTGTTGGAAGTTTTGGGTCTTTGCAGACCAGTAAAAGAAATTTAAAGCTGATCGTGCATGCTCGGGCATCTTGAGTTGGAGCAGTACTTGTTGAATAAGGGAATGGGTTAATTGAACTGAAGATAAAGTTCTAGTGAGAGTATCCCAGTTATGGGTTTTCTTGAATAAATCAGAGATGACACTAACATTCGAGTCACTGTTAGATTGCACGAGCAATTGGGAGGGGATAATGATGGTTTTGGTTACTGCAAATGAAGAAGTGTTGGTGATTGATGAAGAAACTAAAACGGAATGAAGTTTTCTACTCAACAGAGCCATTGACAGATGCATCGGTCGATGTTAACATACCTCAAACATGGACACAATTATCATATCATCTTCAACTTGCTCTGCCAAATGAAAAATTAAGGTACTGTTCTACTCCCAACATGATATTCTTCGACTTTTGTATCCGATTCCTATTCATTCAGTACTTGCTAAATCATATCACAGAACAAATAAAAGTGATTAATCGCAGCATCCATAAAAATCGTCAAAACATATAGATAAACAAGGAAACATTTAATAACCCCTAAACCtcgaaataaaaatgatactTCTGAAACATCAAATTAATTGACAAAAGCAACATTCATACACCATGAGACAGAGTAACAAGCAGTGGCAGCGAAAACAGAAAATCAAATACAGGAGAAAGCAGATAAAACAAACCGAGCCATAACTCGAAATCTCGAGACTCAAGTAGAGATCTTAAAATCAAACTTAGGGTTTCAAAATTTACCTTATTTAACTTCCTGGTCTGCTGCAAACCTGAAGGCAAGAGAGAGCTTGGGTGAAGAGAGATATTCAAGGAAATTTTTGAAGAGGCATCCTCCAACTTTATaagaaaaatcattttagccctttatttaattttcgtctattttaatatttgaacttGCGTTATTTGTCAAACCACtccaaaatatatgaaaaattaatgtttattagCTTTGCTGACGTGATGTACACATGGtttattatataaatgttatgtcaataattaattaatttttaattcttaaaaaattcaaataattaaaaatatttttgaaaaattaaaaatcattaaaaccgttaaaaattataaaaatatttttaattttaaaaaattaattaattacttatatGGTATACATATGGACTACCACGTGGATGCCACATTAATAAAGTTAACAGACATGAGCTATTCCATCCATTTTACGGTAATTTGACAAACAACGCAAGTTGATAAGTTAAAAGAGgtgaaaataaaagggaaagctaaaataacttttattttttaaacttaaacaactaaataaGTCATTATACGTTTTGAAGAAACCTACATATGATTTTATTTGGAGAAAAGTACATTAAACTAGTGGCACATGCGAGAATTGCGATTGAGCGACGGGCAATAGAGCAGGCAAGGGTGAAACAACATATTATGTTTCATCATTCATTTCATCCCATTATggaattataattttgaaaatcacTATTAACTTTATGGATGTTGGATTTATTCATCTTTATCCCATCTTGTTtcgttttaatttaattattgttagttatttttaatattttcaaatttttaaaatgaaataaatatttaaacataattctttaaaaaaactatttaaacataaaatatatagaatttttatattacgttattacatttttatccttttaataatttatatatataaagataaaataataatgttatatAGTAGATGGGAGCAAGGCTTACATAACCACTCCATATCtattatctaaaaaaaaatcaCCCTATCTTGCAttcactttttaaaaatataatccgTTCCCTTCAGAGCGAATCAATTTGAAATACATCAAATGATTTGTGTTTTGTCATCCCTAACACAATcactatttaaataaaaaaattatctaacaaatttaacaaaaaaaattgatatagaAAACAAATGTAACTtcgataaaaaatgataaaagctaAACTAGTGAATATTATCATTTctctatttcaaattttataattaagttggGACGGTGATTTCAACTCAACCAAACTCTTAatctataatctatatatatatatataaaagtatgattttggaaaaaaaattttgaactagtgagaatattctttatttttcatcatattactaaattcacatttaaaaaataattataatatttaatttagaattattagttgaaaagatgaaataaaatagaaattgtgataattatacttttcaaaataattataatttaaacccAATTATTAATTACAAAAGTTGTGcaaattttattgatgtaaaataaaattattatttgaataaaagtatGAGCATattaattatcaattaattaatattggttattattttgaataatgtaactttgcattaattacataaaataaaactatattgtatgttgaataattattatttaaaaattttgtattataatatttgaattgataagttaatataaatattattttacactaaTTACTATAATTAATAGTAcaatatttaaaaactaattaaatattatacGCGTAAATTCACaatcttaaaattttacatattatgtTAGTTTAGTcacaattttaaaaaacaa
The genomic region above belongs to Gossypium hirsutum isolate 1008001.06 chromosome D05, Gossypium_hirsutum_v2.1, whole genome shotgun sequence and contains:
- the LOC121216800 gene encoding pentatricopeptide repeat-containing protein At1g66345, mitochondrial isoform X1, whose protein sequence is MHLSMALLSRKLHSVLVSSSITNTSSFAVTKTIIIPSQLLVQSNSDSNVSVISDLFKKTHNWDTLTRTLSSVQLTHSLIQQVLLQLKMPEHARSALNFFYWSAKTQNFQHQIDSYCIAIHIVVHAQQLAEAKILIQSALKTSESNSTRFCLVESLLGSYKVVDSSPLVFDLLLHAYAKLRMFKDGFEVSCYLENHGFCLNLSSFNALLHGMQKSGENAMVWKVYGYMIRKRKYPNEITVRTMIGALCKEGMLQVVVNLLDRIHGKRCSPIVIVNTNLVFKVIEEGRIEEGMELLKRMLQKNLILDTIASSFIVYTKLKLGNLESAWDVYDEMLKRDFSANSFLFSSFIKAYCERGKIQEAESMLQEMKNMGLKPYDETFNHLIEACSKAGELDAGVKHFEEMIGRGLVPSCSTFNEMVRGLCEIGDSEKANEFLTLVLDKGLSPNEVTYVHLMSGYGKEGKIQQVLKLYYEMEYRSLSPGLPVFTTLIRGLCDCGKVEEAEKYLRIMKGRSIGLSEEIYEALITGYPRNSDKTRAAFLHNEMVARGMKTMKII
- the LOC121216800 gene encoding pentatricopeptide repeat-containing protein At1g66345, mitochondrial isoform X2 is translated as MPEHARSALNFFYWSAKTQNFQHQIDSYCIAIHIVVHAQQLAEAKILIQSALKTSESNSTRFCLVESLLGSYKVVDSSPLVFDLLLHAYAKLRMFKDGFEVSCYLENHGFCLNLSSFNALLHGMQKSGENAMVWKVYGYMIRKRKYPNEITVRTMIGALCKEGMLQVVVNLLDRIHGKRCSPIVIVNTNLVFKVIEEGRIEEGMELLKRMLQKNLILDTIASSFIVYTKLKLGNLESAWDVYDEMLKRDFSANSFLFSSFIKAYCERGKIQEAESMLQEMKNMGLKPYDETFNHLIEACSKAGELDAGVKHFEEMIGRGLVPSCSTFNEMVRGLCEIGDSEKANEFLTLVLDKGLSPNEVTYVHLMSGYGKEGKIQQVLKLYYEMEYRSLSPGLPVFTTLIRGLCDCGKVEEAEKYLRIMKGRSIGLSEEIYEALITGYPRNSDKTRAAFLHNEMVARGMKTMKII